The Cervus elaphus chromosome 22, mCerEla1.1, whole genome shotgun sequence genome has a window encoding:
- the APOBEC1 gene encoding C->U-editing enzyme APOBEC-1 — MASDRGPPAGDPTLRRRIEPWEFEFSFDPRKFCKEACLLYEIQWGNSRDVWRHSGKNTTKHVERNFIEKIASERYFCPSISCSIFWYLSWSPCWECSKAIREFLNQHPNVTLVIYVARLFQHMDPQNRQGLKDLFHSGVTIQVMRAPEYGHCWKNFVNYPRGKEAHWPRYPPLWINLYALELYCIISGLPPCLQISRRYQNQLIEFRLILQNCHYQMIPPYILLATGMIQLPMIWR; from the exons GAGAAGAATTGAGCCCTGGGAATTTGAATTCTCCTTTGACCccagaaaattctgtaaagagGCCTGTCTGCTCTACGAAATCCAGTGGGGCAACAGCCGGGACGTCTGGCGACACTCGGGCAAAAACACCACCAAGCATGTTGAACgcaattttatagaaaaaattgcTTCAGAAAGATATTTTTGCCCATCCATCAGCTGCTCCATCTTCTGGTACTTGTCCTGGAGTCCCTGCTGGGAATGCTCCAAGGCCATTAGAGAATTTTTGAATCAGCATCCCAATGTGACCCTAGTTATTTACGTAGCACGGCTTTTCCAGCACATGGATCCACAAAACCGGCAAGGACTCAAAGACCTGTTTCACAGCGGTGTGACTATCCAGGTCATGAGAGCCCCAG AGTATGGTCACTGCTGGAAGAATTTTGTCAACTACCCCCGTGGGAAAGAAGCTCACTGGCCAAGATACCCCCCTCTGTGGATAAACTTGTATGCATTGGAACTCTACTGCATCATTTCA GGTCTCCCTCCCTGCTTACAGATTTCAAGAAGATATCAGAATCAGCTCATAGAGTTCAGACTTATTCTTCAAAATTGTCATTACCAAATGATTCCACCCTATATCCTTTTAGCGACGGGGATGATACAACTTCCTATGATTTGGAGATGA